The Lipingzhangella halophila genomic interval GCGGGGAGACCCCGCTCACGATCCGGGTGAACAACCCGGTCAAGTCCCGCGTCTACGAGGTTCCCGACTACCCCGTCCAGGTGGGTCCCGAGCTCGCCGGCGAGATCAAGTCGCTCCTCGGAGCCGAGGCCATCACGTACTGACCCGTTCCCCATGCCCCGCGGAACCGACCAGTAGTACTTCATTGGGTGCCCGTGTGGGCTGTGCGCCGATTTCGGGCCGCGTTCCTCCCGGCGCGAAGCGCCCGGACTCGGCGCACACCTCGCGAAGTACCGCAGTCGCGCCCGAAAGCTCTCGGTCCGGTCGAAACCCGGTCACATCCACGCCGGATGATCCGTCGTGGTGGGAGAACCCCGGATCGAAGGGAATCGACGATGAACGAGGACCAGTGGCTGGCGGGACACTTCGAGGAGAACCGGCCGCGTCTCGAAGCCGTGGCCCACCGGATGCTCGGCTCGGCCAGTGAGGCCGAGGACGCCGTTCAGGAGACCTGGCTGCGTCTTGCCGGCACCCGGGCCGACGACATCGACAACCTCGCCGGATGGCTCACCACCGTTGTCGGTCGAGTGTGCCTGGACCAGTTGCGCTCACGCCGGTCCCGCCGCGAGCGGCCCATCGCCGAGTTCGGACACGAGACTGCCACGCTGCGCAGCCCCATCGGCGATCCGGAAGCCGAATCGGTCCTGATGGACTCGGTCGGCCTGGCGCTGCTGGTCGTGCTGGACACCCTCGACCCGGCCGAACGGCTGGCCTTCGTGCTGCACGACACGTTCGCCGTCCCCTTCGACGACATCGCCCGCATCCTGGACCGCACTCCCGCGGCCTCCCGCCAGCTCGCCAGCCGCGCTCGTCGGCGCGTGCAGGGCACCCGCGACTCGCTGGACGTCGACCAGAAGCGGCAGCAGGCGGTCGTCGAGGCGTTCCTGAGCGCCGCCCGTACAGGCAACTTCGACGCACTGCTCGCCGTCCTCGATCCGGACGTCGTCGTCCGCACCGACGCCGGTTCCACCAGCGACTTCCGCCACGGCGCGACCGAGGTCGCCAGTAGCGCGATCACCTTCGCCACCATCACTGGCGCCCACCACTGGGTCCTGGTCAACGGCAAGGTCGGCGTCCTCGCAGGCGATGCCTCGCTGTCGACTCGGCTACTCACCTTCACGGTCACCAGCGAGGTGATCAGCGAACTCGACGTGATCACCGACCCTGCGGTTCTCCGCGATCTCGAACTGGTCCTGCTCGACAACTGATGCCGGGCATCTCATCCTCCGTATGTGGTGTGCCTCACACGCCGCAGGCTGTCACACCAACCCGGCCCGTTCCGTCAATGCAGTGCAATTTGTCGGATCGGTAAGGAGAGCACCATGGACGCTCGTCTCAACACCTTCGAGAACCCTGTCACCTCCAAGGTCCTCAGGCATCTCATCTCCGCGGGCAAAGTCGTTGGGGAGTCGGCGCTGCCGGCCGCGACCCGGGAACTGGTGAACATCCGTGCCAGCCAGATCAACGGATGCGGTTTCTGCCTCGACATGCACACCAAGGACGCCGCGCAGGCGGGCGAAACCTCGGTGCGCCTCAACCTTGTGGCGGCCTGGCGCGAGGCCACGGTCTTCACCGAGGCTGAGCGCGCCGCGCTGGAACTGGCCGAGCAGGGCACGCGCCTGGCCGACGCGGCCGGCGGTGTGTCCGCCGAGGCATGGGAGAACGCCGCCAAGCACTTCGACGAGGACCAACTGGCCGCGCTCGTGTCCCTCATCGCCCTGATCAATACCTGGAATCGCCTGAACGTCATCACCCAGCTGCCCGCCGGCGACTACCAGCCCGGCCAGTTTGGATGATCGCCCGAGGCCATGACCGAACCCGGGGTCTGACAGGCCCCGGGTTCGGGGGACATCCGTCCTCCATCCGCGCGCCGGCCCCGGGTTCGGGAGCGCAGCCGGACCATGACGGTGCGGGCGAGGGCGGCCGCAGTCGCCGAACGGACACTAGGCGCCGGGCATGCGCTGGTAGGTGGCCGGCGGTGTGCCGACCACCTGGGTGAACACCCGGGTGAGATGGGCCTGGTCGCTGAACCCGAGCCGGGGGGCCAGCGCGGACCAGTCGACCGGCTCACCCGCGTGCGCGGCGGCCGCGGCTTCGAGGATGCGGAAGCGCCGCACGATCCACTTCGGGCCGATCCCGACGTACTCGGCGAACGTCCGCTGCAGACTGCGCAGGCCAAGGCCGGCGTGCGCGGCGAGCTGCTCGGCGCGCACGATGCCGGTTCGCTGCCGGGCCTCCTCGACCAGCGCCGTGACCTCGCGGGCGGTCGCGTCCGGCTCGGGGACGGTGTCGAGCAGGTACCGTTCCAGGTCCGCGACGACCTCGGCCGTCTCAGGGGCGGGCCGCAGGATCCGCGCCGCCACCGGGCGGTCGTCGCGGCCGAGGACGTCGGCTCCCGGCCGCACCAGCCCGGAAAGAGCGCTCACGCTCCCCTTGAGCAGTGGGCGGAACCCGCCGGGATGGAACGCCGCCCCGAGCACGTGGCCGGTGCCGGTGAGCGTGCGG includes:
- a CDS encoding helix-turn-helix domain-containing protein; the encoded protein is MKKRDVTGVLVMLERMEPLRGYPEAIVRPEAGDRPFDVERVAPSAALAEFVDYYWLVRWRTGEPHRQQVIPQPRLHVAAEDGRLLVHGVTREPFFRTLTGTGHVLGAAFHPGGFRPLLKGSVSALSGLVRPGADVLGRDDRPVAARILRPAPETAEVVADLERYLLDTVPEPDATAREVTALVEEARQRTGIVRAEQLAAHAGLGLRSLQRTFAEYVGIGPKWIVRRFRILEAAAAAHAGEPVDWSALAPRLGFSDQAHLTRVFTQVVGTPPATYQRMPGA
- a CDS encoding carboxymuconolactone decarboxylase family protein, which produces MDARLNTFENPVTSKVLRHLISAGKVVGESALPAATRELVNIRASQINGCGFCLDMHTKDAAQAGETSVRLNLVAAWREATVFTEAERAALELAEQGTRLADAAGGVSAEAWENAAKHFDEDQLAALVSLIALINTWNRLNVITQLPAGDYQPGQFG
- a CDS encoding sigma-70 family RNA polymerase sigma factor, whose product is MNEDQWLAGHFEENRPRLEAVAHRMLGSASEAEDAVQETWLRLAGTRADDIDNLAGWLTTVVGRVCLDQLRSRRSRRERPIAEFGHETATLRSPIGDPEAESVLMDSVGLALLVVLDTLDPAERLAFVLHDTFAVPFDDIARILDRTPAASRQLASRARRRVQGTRDSLDVDQKRQQAVVEAFLSAARTGNFDALLAVLDPDVVVRTDAGSTSDFRHGATEVASSAITFATITGAHHWVLVNGKVGVLAGDASLSTRLLTFTVTSEVISELDVITDPAVLRDLELVLLDN